A section of the Delphinus delphis chromosome 1, mDelDel1.2, whole genome shotgun sequence genome encodes:
- the GJA5 gene encoding gap junction alpha-5 protein has protein sequence MGDWSFLGEFLEEAHKHSTVIGKVWLTVLFIFRMLVLGTAAESSWGDEQADFQCDTIQPGCENVCYDQAFPISHIRYWVLQVIFVSTPSLVYLGHAVHTVRMQEKRKLREGERAKEVRGAASYEYPVAEKTELSCWEEANGKIPLRGSLLNTYVCSILIRTTVEVAFIVGQYLLYGIFLDTLHVCRRSPCPHPVNCYVSRPTEKNVFIVFMLAVAGLSLFLSLVELYHLGWKKIRQRFVKSQQGMDECQLPGPSARIVKSCTPPPDFNQCLENGPGGKFFNPFSNKMASQQNTDNLATEQVRGQEQIPGEGFIHIRYAQKPEVPNEGSPGHRLPHGYQGDKRRLSKASSKARSDDLSV, from the coding sequence ATGGGTGACTGGAGCTTCCTGGGAGAGTTCCTGGAGGAAGCACACAAGCATTCCACGGTGATCGGTAAGGTCTGGCTCACCGTCCTCTTCATATTCCGCATGCTGGTGCTGGGCACGGCTGCCGAGTCCTCCTGGGGGGACGAGCAGGCTGATTTCCAGTGTGATACGATTCAGCCTGGTTGCGAGAACGTCTGCTATGACCAAGCCTTCCCCATCTCGCACATTCGCTATTGGGTGCTGCAGGTCATCTtcgtctccacaccctctctagtgTACTTGGGCCACGCCGTGCACACGGTGCGCATGCAGGAGAAGCGGAAGCTACGGGAGGGCGAGAGGGCCAAAGAGGTTCGGGGCGCTGCCTCTTACGAGTACCCAGTGGCCGAGAAGACAGAGCTGTCCTGCTGGGAAGAAGCGAATGGAAAGATTCCGCTCCGGGGCAGTCTGCTCAACACTTACGTCTGCAGCATCCTGATCCGCACCACCGTGGAGGTGGCCTTCATCGTGGGCCAGTACCTCCTCTATGGCATCTTCCTGGACACCCTGCACGTCTGCCGCAGGAGTCCCTGTCCCCATCCTGTCAACTGTTATGTGTCCCGGCCCACGGAGAAGAATGTCTTCATTGTCTTTATGCTGGCTGTGGCCGGACTGTCCCTTTTCCTCAGCCTTGTTGAACTCTACCACCTGGGCTGGAAAAAGATCAGACAGCGATTTGTCAAGTCACAGCAGGGCATGGATGAGTGCCAGCTTCCTGGTCCCTCTGCCCGCATAGTCAAGAGCTGCACACCACCCCCTGACTTCAATCAGTGCCTGGAGAATGGCCCTGGGGGGAAATTCTTCAATCCATTCAGTAACAAGATGGCCTCGCAGCAGAACACAGATAACCTGGCCACTGAGCAGGTGCGAGGCCAGGAGCAGATTCCTGGGGAGGGTTTCATTCATATCCGTTATGCCCAGAAGCCTGAGGTACCCAATGAAGGCTCCCCAGGTCACCGCCTCCCCCATGGCTACCAGGGTGACAAGCGCCGTCTCAGCAAGGCCAGCAGCAAGGCCAGGTCAGATGACCTATCAGTGTGA